In Gemmatimonadota bacterium, the following proteins share a genomic window:
- a CDS encoding DUF1572 family protein produces the protein MNANLLKDFSLIFARELTTLRAEVLSYPDDASIWALPAGAPNAGGTLVLHLCGNLRHFIGAGLGASGYVRDRDAEFSTRGTSRAELATLIHFAAAEVALALDALPAERLDDTIQIGPSTIPVRRGLLHLASHLAYHIGQLDYHRRLVTGDSRGVGAMGLPPQAD, from the coding sequence ATGAACGCCAACCTCCTCAAGGACTTCTCGCTGATTTTCGCGCGCGAGCTCACCACCCTGCGCGCGGAGGTCCTCTCCTATCCCGACGACGCCTCGATCTGGGCCCTCCCCGCCGGAGCCCCGAACGCCGGCGGGACGCTCGTGCTGCACCTCTGCGGCAACCTTCGCCACTTCATCGGCGCCGGATTGGGCGCTTCGGGCTACGTGCGCGACCGCGACGCCGAGTTCAGCACCCGCGGCACCTCGCGCGCCGAACTGGCCACGCTCATTCACTTCGCCGCCGCCGAAGTGGCGCTGGCGCTCGATGCGCTGCCGGCCGAGCGCCTCGACGACACGATCCAGATCGGCCCGAGCACCATTCCGGTGCGTCGCGGGTTGTTGCATCTGGCGAGTCATCTGGCCTATCACATCGGCCAGCTCGACTACCATCGCCGCCTGGTCACCGGTGACTCGCGCGGCGTTGGCGCGATGGGGCTCCCGCCCCAAGCCGACTAG